In the genome of Streptomyces sp. NBC_00433, the window TCCCGGGTGCAGGTGGTAGCCCTGGCGCAGTTCTTCCTCGTCCGCCGCGCGTAACCATGCGACGGCTTCGCCGTCGCGGCGCGCGATCCGCGCCAGCCATCGCGCCGACCGTCCCAGATGGATCTTGCGCTGCCACAATGACCGGTAGAAGGTCCTGCCGTCGATCTGCTCGGTGCAGCGGGTGAGTGCGTCGTCCATGTCCGCCGGCGCCTGTGGTCTCGGCGCCGAGCCGAGCGTTCCTTGGGCGTGCAGGACCCATTGCCCGGTTTCCTGCCGTCTGCTGTGGTAGCTGAACCGGGTCCGGCCACCGGCGGAGTCGGCGAGCACCAGCTGGCTGGTCACCCGGCCGTTCTCGGGCAGGACCATGGCCTGCGGGATGGTCAGTCCTTCGAGTCGTATGGCCGCGTCACCGCGGGTCCGTTCGGCCGCCTGGGCCACGGCCTCGATGTAGAAGCCGGCGTTGACCACCGTGGTGGACCCGGATGTGCAGTCGGCTAGACCGGGATGCAGGTCCACGGTGAGGTCCGCCTGGAACTGGGCGGCATCCAGCGGAGAGCTGACCGGAAAGCCGAGCAGGGTTGCGCTGGGCTCCGAAAGGCTCGCCACCGGCTGTGGTAAGGCGACCGGGACGGTCTGTTCCGGCACGGTGAACCAGTGCCGCTTGCGCGTGAACGCGTACGTCGGCAGCTCGACCCGACTGCGGCGGTATGCGCTGTCCAGGCCGCCCCAGTCGATCTGCACCCCCGCGACGTACGCCTCTCCCAGACTGCGCAGCAGCATGCGCCAGTCGTCGTTCCCCTTGCGCATCGACGGGAGCAGCCGATGGTCCCCGTCCGGCATGCCGTCCCTGGCGATGCCGCACAGATGCGGTGACGGGCCGATCTCGACCAGCACCTGGCAGCCGAGTTCGGTCAGTGTGGCCAGACCGCCTGCGAACTGGACAGGCTGGCGCGCGTGGTTGCGCAGGTAGGCGGCGTTCATCGAGTCCGGCCCGAGCACCTCGCCGGTGAGGTTGGAGATCAGCGGCAGGTCCGGTGCGCGGTAGGCACGTTCGGCTGCGGACTTCTCGAACTCGTCGAGCACCGGGTCGAGCAGCGGCGAGTGGAATGCCTGAGAGACCGCCAGGTCCCTGCTTTTCACACCACGCTGGGCGAGCTGGTCGAGGACGCGGCGCAGCACCTCGCTGACGCCGGAGAGCACCACGTGCCGCGGGCCGTTGACCGCCGCGATCGCCAGGTCGTCCGGGTACGGGGCGACGGCTTCCCGCACCTCGTCGAGGGGGGCGAAGACGGCCGCCATGGCGCCTCCCGCGGGGAGGCGGTCCATCAGGCGTGCCCGTTCGGCAACCAGCGCCAGACCGTCTTCCAAGGTGAACACGCCCGCCATGCAGGCAGCCGCCAGTTCGCCGACGCTGTGGCCGAGCACAGCGTCTGGGACCACACCCCAGCGCACCCACAGCCGCGCCAGCGCGTACTGCAGGACGAACAACGCCGGCTGCGTATAGCGGGTCCGGTCGAGCAACCCGTCCGGCTCCCTCTCGCCGAACATCACGGCGAGAAGCCCCGGCTCCAGACGTCCGCGCAGGATGTCGTCGCAGTGGTCGAGATCCGCACGGAACGCGGGCTCCGTGTCGTACAACTGCCGTGCCATCCCGACGTACTGGGAGCCCTGACCGGTGAACAGGAAGCCGACCTTGGGGCGGCCGGTGCGCACTGTCCCGGCACGCACGTCCCGGTCGGCTTCGCCCCGCAGGTAGTGGTCGAGGCGATCACCCAGCCGGGCGCTCGTGTCGGCGACGACGGCGAGACGGTGCCGGAAGTGCGCCCGGCCGGTGTTGGCGGTGAACGCGACGTCCGCGAGCTCCGGATCGTTCTGCGACAGGAGCCGACGGTACCTGTCGGCCAGCTGGGCGAGGGCTTCGTCGTCGCGGGCGGACAGTGTCACCAGATGGACCGGGCGCTCGACACCCGTCCGCGCCTGCTCGGCTACGGGCCCCTCCTCAAGGACGAGGTGGGCGTTCGTGCCGCTCGCCCCGAACGAGCTGACACCGGCCAGGCGGGGCCGGGATCCCCGCTGCCACGGGAGCAGTTCGGTCGCCAGCCGCACGGGCAGCGCGTCGATGCCGATGTCCGGGTTGACCTCCCGCAGGTGCAGCAGCGGGGGAATCTCCTCGTTGCGCAGGGCCAGCACGGTCTTGATCAGGCCGGCGACACCCGCGGCGGCCTCCAGGTGCCCGATGTTCGTCTTCACCGAGCCGAGCACGACCGGTCGCGCCGGGTCACGCTGCGGCCCGAGTACGGCGGACAGGGCACGCACCTCGATGGGGTCTCCCAGCGCGGTGCCCGTGCCGTGGGCCTCCACGTAGTCGATGTCGGAACCCGCCACGCCGGCGGCTGTCAGCGCGTCGCGGATGACCTTCTGCTGGGCCTGGGCATTCGGGACGGTGATCCCGCTGCTGCGACCGTCGTGGTTGACCGCGGAGCCGCGGATGAGCGCGAGGATCCGGTCGTTGTCGCGCTGTGCCGCGGACAGGCGTTTGAGGACCACCACACCGCAGCCTTCGCCCCGGACGTAGCCGTTGGCGGACCTGTCGAAGGTTTTGCACCGGCCGTCGGGGGAGAGCATGCCGGCGTTGCCCACCACCAGGAAACCCTCCGGTGCGAGCAGCAAATTCACGCCACCGGCCAGTGCCGTGTCGCAGTCGCCCGTACGCAGGCTCTGGCAGGCCTGGTGCACCGCCACCAGCGAGGACGAGCATGCGGTGTCGATGGACAGGCTCGGCCCTTGCAGGCCGAGCCAGTAGGAGAGCCTGCCCGCCATGAAGGTCGACGCCGAGCCGCTCATGACGTATCCGTCCAGCTCGGCGGGCGGCAGGTGCTTGAGGAGCGT includes:
- a CDS encoding alpha/beta fold hydrolase, with the translated sequence MSGQEDRRDVAVRRAIAEIRELRETVEAGERARTEPIAIVGMACRMPGADHPGAFWELVRSGTDAVTEVPSSRWSAVAPAGLGQTWRGSFLDGVDSFDAAFFGISPREAEHMDPQQRLFLEVGWAALEDAGAPMDQLRGTRTGVFVGVTGFDYTMTLLKHLPPAELDGYVMSGSASTFMAGRLSYWLGLQGPSLSIDTACSSSLVAVHQACQSLRTGDCDTALAGGVNLLLAPEGFLVVGNAGMLSPDGRCKTFDRSANGYVRGEGCGVVVLKRLSAAQRDNDRILALIRGSAVNHDGRSSGITVPNAQAQQKVIRDALTAAGVAGSDIDYVEAHGTGTALGDPIEVRALSAVLGPQRDPARPVVLGSVKTNIGHLEAAAGVAGLIKTVLALRNEEIPPLLHLREVNPDIGIDALPVRLATELLPWQRGSRPRLAGVSSFGASGTNAHLVLEEGPVAEQARTGVERPVHLVTLSARDDEALAQLADRYRRLLSQNDPELADVAFTANTGRAHFRHRLAVVADTSARLGDRLDHYLRGEADRDVRAGTVRTGRPKVGFLFTGQGSQYVGMARQLYDTEPAFRADLDHCDDILRGRLEPGLLAVMFGEREPDGLLDRTRYTQPALFVLQYALARLWVRWGVVPDAVLGHSVGELAAACMAGVFTLEDGLALVAERARLMDRLPAGGAMAAVFAPLDEVREAVAPYPDDLAIAAVNGPRHVVLSGVSEVLRRVLDQLAQRGVKSRDLAVSQAFHSPLLDPVLDEFEKSAAERAYRAPDLPLISNLTGEVLGPDSMNAAYLRNHARQPVQFAGGLATLTELGCQVLVEIGPSPHLCGIARDGMPDGDHRLLPSMRKGNDDWRMLLRSLGEAYVAGVQIDWGGLDSAYRRSRVELPTYAFTRKRHWFTVPEQTVPVALPQPVASLSEPSATLLGFPVSSPLDAAQFQADLTVDLHPGLADCTSGSTTVVNAGFYIEAVAQAAERTRGDAAIRLEGLTIPQAMVLPENGRVTSQLVLADSAGGRTRFSYHSRRQETGQWVLHAQGTLGSAPRPQAPADMDDALTRCTEQIDGRTFYRSLWQRKIHLGRSARWLARIARRDGEAVAWLRAADEEELRQGYHLHPGIIDSVLQMTFACLPPSTSQQAVVILLEIEEYSFQGYDGSQLLCHIVLRDDPTPTGTVCADIALTSENGTDVARITGAHLKITDRDALEHAIRTAPVARPRVPAAALVNSPDESARLAELVRRGDHQAAAGLVESVLIDQTAGVLGTERAGITPDVPLHELGMDSLLAMEIRERVAAALGTSPPAAWFLDTPTVQGLRDRVLSTLLSAAPAVPQGSERFGPGGMHIVEFGAGEPIVFVHGGAFGGLDAWHTQIPLAERWRLVVISRLNYGSSAQGDPEDYLQDGRLVAELLDEFDGGGHLVAQSYGTLGAMEAALRRPDRVRSLTMIESPLSAIARGKPAVDQYERAMRKLIAAPPDRPEDFFRTLFAVLEPTASYPEPLPEPLVSFARMARRSVRWPWDAAVDLAALRATPFGKLVISGGQRQMFEDISDALADQTAGDRLIIPGGHGTQNTGSPFNTALERFLNQDREGRR